A region of Streptomyces sp. R44 DNA encodes the following proteins:
- a CDS encoding MFS transporter: protein MEDTRVHEAAAPTVHRTDAPSPARRRLIASSLATSLGDGIYVPLTMLFIHGLTGLSLTSIGTGLTIAGLSALAFMPAAGILIDRFGGRRVLIGVLALRAIGFAAYPFADSYPAFLTIALVVAVGMWASSPSQQSLIGDLAQGAERDRLLAWDRSLRNAGMGCGSLAAAGMLAWNGTTGFIVAAEVLAAVFAVAAVLVARIPQVRGTTEHRETHGGYRQVLADRPYLLLTTANFLIAFGYTAQAMALPVFLTRDVALPDALAGAVFAVNTVLVAALGVPAARLTARGRRTRTAALGALTFALSFAAFAALPRLVHGADALVAVLAVAALYTAGELVHSAPAQSLSVQAAPDHLRGRYLSVHQLSWSVCRTVAPMLLGFLLDTGPWHLGAVLAALVLTGAAILLCAERSLPAHTNIPGARTSPI from the coding sequence GTGGAAGATACTCGCGTTCACGAGGCCGCCGCACCCACCGTCCACCGCACCGACGCCCCCTCCCCCGCCCGCCGCAGGCTCATCGCCTCCAGCCTGGCCACCTCCCTCGGCGACGGCATCTACGTGCCGCTGACCATGCTGTTCATCCACGGCCTCACCGGTCTGTCCCTCACGTCGATCGGCACGGGCCTCACGATCGCCGGGCTCAGCGCACTGGCCTTCATGCCCGCCGCGGGCATCCTCATCGACCGCTTCGGCGGCCGCCGCGTGCTCATCGGAGTGCTCGCGCTGCGCGCGATCGGCTTCGCCGCGTACCCGTTCGCCGACTCCTACCCCGCCTTCCTGACGATCGCCCTGGTGGTGGCCGTCGGCATGTGGGCGTCCTCGCCGAGCCAGCAGTCGCTCATCGGCGACCTCGCCCAGGGCGCCGAGCGCGACCGGCTCCTGGCGTGGGACCGCAGCCTGCGCAACGCCGGGATGGGCTGCGGCAGCCTGGCGGCGGCGGGCATGCTCGCGTGGAACGGCACCACGGGCTTCATCGTCGCCGCCGAGGTCCTGGCCGCGGTCTTCGCCGTCGCGGCCGTACTGGTCGCCCGGATCCCCCAGGTCCGCGGCACCACCGAGCACCGGGAGACGCACGGCGGTTACCGCCAGGTCCTCGCCGACCGCCCCTATCTCCTCCTGACCACGGCCAACTTCCTCATCGCCTTCGGCTACACCGCCCAGGCCATGGCCCTGCCCGTCTTCCTCACCCGCGACGTCGCCCTGCCGGACGCCCTGGCGGGGGCGGTCTTCGCGGTCAACACCGTTCTGGTCGCGGCACTCGGCGTGCCGGCCGCCCGGCTGACCGCACGCGGCCGACGCACCCGCACGGCCGCTCTCGGCGCGCTCACCTTCGCGCTCTCGTTCGCCGCCTTCGCCGCCCTCCCCCGGCTGGTCCACGGCGCGGACGCCCTGGTCGCGGTCCTGGCGGTCGCCGCGCTCTACACCGCCGGCGAACTCGTCCACTCCGCCCCCGCCCAGAGCCTCTCCGTCCAGGCCGCGCCCGACCACCTGCGCGGCCGCTACCTGTCGGTCCACCAGCTGTCCTGGTCGGTCTGCCGCACGGTGGCACCCATGCTCCTGGGCTTCCTGCTCGACACGGGCCCGTGGCACCTGGGGGCGGTGCTCGCCGCCCTCGTCCTGACCGGCGCGGCCATCCTCCTGTGCGCGGAACGCTCGCTGCCGGCCCACACGAACATCCCCGGAGCCCGCACGTCGCCGATATGA
- a CDS encoding Type 1 glutamine amidotransferase-like domain-containing protein, whose protein sequence is MSPLPPRRLALLGGGFSTEDDGLLDDWVLGHVRAARPKVCFVPTASGDAPGYVERFLDAYRSRSCVPSVLPLFRRELDDDGLRTFLLSQDVVYVGGGNTANLLAVWRAHGVDRLLREAYDRGTLLCGISAGANCWADGSHTDSFGPLRHLSDGLGLLPGSVCPHYDSEPGRRASYRAAVASGVLAGGWAVEDGVGALFTEGRLTDAVSRVPHARLYRVEPDEDGGVRESSPSGRLLGVTRSGT, encoded by the coding sequence ATGTCGCCTCTCCCCCCGCGTCGACTGGCTCTCCTCGGGGGCGGCTTCTCCACCGAGGACGACGGGCTGCTCGACGACTGGGTGCTCGGTCATGTGCGCGCCGCTCGTCCCAAGGTCTGCTTCGTCCCCACCGCCAGTGGTGACGCACCGGGTTACGTCGAGCGGTTTCTCGACGCGTACCGGTCGCGCAGCTGCGTACCCAGCGTCCTCCCGCTGTTCCGGCGCGAGCTCGACGACGACGGGTTGCGCACGTTCCTGCTGTCCCAGGACGTCGTGTACGTGGGTGGGGGCAACACCGCGAACCTGCTCGCGGTGTGGCGGGCGCATGGAGTGGACCGGCTGCTGCGCGAGGCGTACGACCGGGGGACTCTGCTGTGCGGGATCAGCGCCGGCGCCAACTGCTGGGCCGACGGCTCGCACACCGACTCCTTCGGGCCGCTGAGGCATCTGTCCGACGGACTGGGTCTGCTGCCCGGCTCGGTCTGTCCCCACTACGACAGTGAGCCGGGTCGGCGCGCGTCCTACCGGGCCGCCGTGGCGAGCGGGGTGCTGGCCGGTGGCTGGGCGGTGGAGGACGGTGTCGGTGCGCTCTTCACGGAGGGCCGGCTGACGGACGCCGTGAGCCGGGTGCCGCATGCGCGGCTGTACCGGGTGGAGCCGGACGAGGACGGTGGGGTGAGGGAATCGTCCCCCTCCGGTCGGCTCCTGGGAGTCACTCGCAGCGGTACGTGA